In Nicotiana tabacum cultivar K326 chromosome 17, ASM71507v2, whole genome shotgun sequence, one DNA window encodes the following:
- the LOC107802352 gene encoding non-specific lipid-transfer protein C, cotyledon-specific isoform-like: protein MKNLLCSVAVCLSVLFVLAQTNEAAIPCGTVDMKAAACISFATGKDAIPLAPCCNGLQQLAQSVKSVDDKKAICRCLKAGVKNFAGVQDKFLSQLPTACKIKVGFPVSMITNCETIRF, encoded by the exons ATGAAGAACCTTTTGTGCTCAGTTGCTGTCTGCCTTTCCGTCCTCTTTGTTCTTGCTCAGACCAATGAAGCAGCAATTCCCTGTGGCACTGTGGACATGAAGGCTGCCGCCTGCATCTCCTTTGCCACAGGGAAGGATGCAATTCCGTTGGCGCCGTGTTGCAATGGGCTGCAACAGTTGGCACAAAGTGTGAAGTCTGTGGATGATAAGAAGGCTATCTGCAGATGCCTTAAGGCTGGTGTCAAGAACTTTGCTGGGGTACAAGACAAGTTCCTTAGCCAACTCCCTACTGCTTGTAAAATCAAAGTTGGCTTCCCTGTCTCCATGATCACCAACTGTGAAAC GATTCGCTTCTAA